The Naumovozyma castellii chromosome 5, complete genome genomic interval TTGCAGTGGAGACTAGAGATGAGATGAGGTCTTGGTTGGCGGCTTTAATTAAGGCTACAATCGACCTTGATACTAGTGTCCCTGTCATTAGTTCATTTGCCACCGCCACTGTGTCGTTAGGGCGTGCAAAGGAAATGTTGAAAGAGGCAAGAGAACTTGAGTTGTTGAGAGAGCAGGAAGGTTTCctaaatgaagaagatgaggaCCAACTTTTATGGGAGCAACAAATACTGAAAAATGAAGACGATGCGTTTATTGGTGGTGCTGAAGGTAATAACAGAGATAGTGTTCAAATCAGACAAGATTTTTACAACGCTGATTTGAAGTATCAAGGGGAAAAGATATAAATGCTGAAATGACTTTtttagaaaaaattaaacgATGTCCCTTATATAGTCTAATTATTAATATGTAATATTATAactaataacaataatgatCAATTATTCCTCTTGTTCGTGACATTTCTTTAATGCATCAGAGATCAAATTTGAGCCCTTTGGATCCAGATTCATGGCAATGGTGTATCTCTTGATTGCATCCTTTTTCCTACCCATAATTTGATATAATTGGCCCAGTATGAATTGTACGGTAGCTTCTTCAGGAGCTATTTtaatcaattcttcaaatgcaTCCAAAGCCTGAGTGTATTTTGCCatagaatataataaatgaGCTCTCTTGAATTTAGCCAACGACGATGTAGGTTGTATTTGGCATGCCAGTTCGTAATAATTTAATGCCTTTTCTTGGTTTCCTAATTTTTCCATAGTGACACCACAACAACAGATTAAGATTGCATTACTTGGATTAATTGATCTTGCCTTTTCAAAGTAAACTAATGCTTGTTCGTATTCACCTAATTTCATAGAACACATTCCCATACCATAATATGCGTTATAATGATGTAAGTCATTTGAGATTGCCTTTCTATAAAAAGTCTTTGCCGTGTCATAGGAGTCCATGGACAGATATTCATGACCTTGTAAAGTGTAAGCATAAACAAAATTTGGATCTAATTTTGTTGCCTTATCGAACGCCCTTATAGCCTCATCGTGGTCCTTTTGTAAAGAGAATAAATTACCTACTGCACACCAAGTCTCCGGTTTGTCTCTGAATTCATCCATCAGAATATTTGATAAGTCAGTTAAATTTGTCTTATCATGCAAATGCCATAATAAAGTGGAAAAAGtttctaaatctttaattctCGTTGGTTGCAATAACCTTAACTTTTTAAAGTATTTTAATGAGGTCTTATAattaacaatttcaaaatgtaATTTACCTAATTGAGCTTGACACCAGGgcatattatttttaatttgttttGGTAATTTGGAATCGAACAATCGTATTGCCTTATATGAATCAAATTGGGATGCcgatttcaaaattaatgCGAATATGTATAAAATGTCATTTAATGAGtccttattattattgttactGGTAGTAttagtttcttcattagaGCTGGTTAAGTTTAGTTTTTTCCTCATTGATGAACTTAAATTgttatttgaattgttggaattatttatatttctAGGAGTCTTATAGTTGGAAGTtgaattcaattttgatGGAGGTGTGGTTAATAATCTGTGCCTACTATTTGTATTAACTTTTGCTAGAGAACTTATAGTTGGCTGTTTCATTGACggagaatttgaagaagatgtcTCATCCGATGCAGTATTGTTACTACTAGTAGCGGTACTATTACTATTTGATGTTGTTAATGCATTCCCCTTAATCAATACAGAGGTGTTATTCGTGCCAGTGATGGGGCTATTATTTCTCAAATTGGGATGAGTATTAGAATTTGTAGGCCATCCAATTATAGTGTTTGGTTGTAAAATATTACTTCCAATATTAGTAGAagtattattgttattaattgttgtaGATACCTGGTCTCCAAATGGGGAAGGGTTTGCTGATTCGTTAGATAATGAGGAATACCATGGCACAGACAAATTAAATGGAGTTGGCTTTCTTGGGGTAGAATTGAATCGTTTAGAATATGGAGAATTTTTGTTCTTATGATATTGTATAATAGATGGATCTGTTATCGCTTTTGCCGATGAATCTCTTAGTTTCCGATAACCGgtattcttctttatctttgaagatgatgatgatgatgacgacgacgacCAGGAAGAAGTTTGTTTATATAGTTTCCTCAAATCAATTTTCACTTTCATACTACACAGTTCCGTATAGGACTCCCAAAGATAAggattttgatttaaagCTTCTGAATGAAATAAAGCGCTCTCATGTTGTCTATCCAgtttataatataatttcgCTATAAGAGAGTCTATGGTTGCCATGTCTGGTGAATGGATGAGATTTGTAGTGCAAGTATTCATGGTGGCGTTCGTTGCGGTCGTACCATTACTATTAGAATTCAAGTTAATGTTTGATTTtaaatcaatcaatgaCTGAATGGCCAGCTTTGTATCTGTATTCACTTGTAATGAACATTTACCAAAAATAAACGCAACATCTATATTCTTCCGACTCTCTTCCCTAGCAATTTCCATGGCAGTTGtatatttttgattcaAGAATAATGACAGTGAATATAAGTAAGCGGCAGCTATCCTTTGCGTGATAGTGTTAGCATCCTCGAATGGTTTGCAGCAATGCGCATGTAGCAACTCGGATAAAAACTCGGCAGTATCataattcaattgttctATGGCAGTTTGGATCGCATCTTGTAATTTACCCAGGGAACTCTGCGATAAATGGATGCATGAGTCCAgatcatcatcttccaaGGGTCCtgtcttttgaaattgctGTTTGGGGCTGTCCTTTCCATCAAATGTGGAGCTGCGCGGTGGAAACAGCATGTTATTTGTAACTAACGAGCTAGCCTTGGAATATCCTTACCTTTTACCACTTGAACTGGTTCCTCCACTGTCAGCTGAAATATAAATCACATATATCAAATGAAATGTAAACACCACAAATGAAAGACGGAAACTCGGACACAAAACGTcacaaattaaattaaaaaatattttgtgACGCGccttttttcaaaatcccGTTTCTTTTTTGCAGAAACGATCAACAATGGAAAAGTATAAGTTTCACCTTATGATGAGTAGCTAACTTGAAACGTGTTCTTCTGCCAAATAGACGACAACAAGCAATCCTATCGTTCCCTCCAGTATGGTAGTAGCCCTGTTCCGCAAATGGTTCCTTTCACAGAGACCCACTAATTGTCATCTGGCTGATTTGGACACAAGATGGAATCCAAGAATTGGGATAAGACGTTTGAAAAGCTACCAACCAACAAGATATGACTATCTCCATTACGGGTTCATGGGCAGTGTCTGGTTGTTCGTCCTTATTACAAACCCTGCCCCTTTCATCCTTAAACTAATATTCTACAGTCTTCTCATTTTACTCTTCCTCATCCCAATAACATCgcaattcttcttcaatgcaTTACCAATCCTCACTTGGTTGTCTTTATATTTTACCTCATCATATTTCCCCGCAGAATCAAGACCTCCCATCACTGTGAAAGTGTTACCCACCATAGAGACTATGCTGTATGGTGATAATTTAAGTGATATCCTAGCTACATCCactaataaaattttggatGTATTAGCATGGATCCCCTACGGTGTTTTCCACTTTGGTGCACCCTTCGTAGTGGCATTCattctctttatttttggtCCACCCACGATTCTTCATGGATTCAGTTTCGCCTTTGGATACATGAACTTAATCGGTGTCATGATTCA includes:
- the CDC27 gene encoding anaphase promoting complex subunit CDC27 (ancestral locus Anc_7.412), which encodes MLFPPRSSTFDGKDSPKQQFQKTGPLEDDDLDSCIHLSQSSLGKLQDAIQTAIEQLNYDTAEFLSELLHAHCCKPFEDANTITQRIAAAYLYSLSLFLNQKYTTAMEIAREESRKNIDVAFIFGKCSLQVNTDTKLAIQSLIDLKSNINLNSNSNGTTATNATMNTCTTNLIHSPDMATIDSLIAKLYYKLDRQHESALFHSEALNQNPYLWESYTELCSMKVKIDLRKLYKQTSSWSSSSSSSSSSKIKKNTGYRKLRDSSAKAITDPSIIQYHKNKNSPYSKRFNSTPRKPTPFNLSVPWYSSLSNESANPSPFGDQVSTTINNNNTSTNIGSNILQPNTIIGWPTNSNTHPNLRNNSPITGTNNTSVLIKGNALTTSNSNSTATSSNNTASDETSSSNSPSMKQPTISSLAKVNTNSRHRLLTTPPSKLNSTSNYKTPRNINNSNNSNNNLSSSMRKKLNLTSSNEETNTTSNNNNKDSLNDILYIFALILKSASQFDSYKAIRLFDSKLPKQIKNNMPWCQAQLGKLHFEIVNYKTSLKYFKKLRLLQPTRIKDLETFSTLLWHLHDKTNLTDLSNILMDEFRDKPETWCAVGNLFSLQKDHDEAIRAFDKATKLDPNFVYAYTLQGHEYLSMDSYDTAKTFYRKAISNDLHHYNAYYGMGMCSMKLGEYEQALVYFEKARSINPSNAILICCCGVTMEKLGNQEKALNYYELACQIQPTSSLAKFKRAHLLYSMAKYTQALDAFEELIKIAPEEATVQFILGQLYQIMGRKKDAIKRYTIAMNLDPKGSNLISDALKKCHEQEE